One Panicum virgatum strain AP13 chromosome 9K, P.virgatum_v5, whole genome shotgun sequence genomic region harbors:
- the LOC120649181 gene encoding glycine-rich RNA-binding protein RZ1A-like: protein MSDVEEYRCFIGNLSWSTTDESLKDAFGKFGNLTEAKVVLDKFSGRSRGFGFVTFDEKKAMEDAIEGMNGLDLDGRNITVDKAQPQGLGRDRNGDRDYDRGSRYDRGRDYGGGGGGGRAPRGGGGGGDCFKCGKPGHFARECPSGDGGRGDRYGGRDDRYGGGGSRYGSDRGGGGDRYSGRSRDGGSYGGDRYNRDRSGPY, encoded by the exons ATGTCTGACGTTGAGGAGTACCGTTGCTTCATCGGGAACCTGTCATGGTCGACAACTGATGAGAGCCTCAAGGATGCATTCGGCAAATTTGGAAACCTCACTGAGGCAAAG GTGGTTCTTGACAAATTTTCTGGCCGCTCTCGTGGTTTCGGCTTTGTAACATTTGATGAGAAGAAAGCTATGGAAGATGCTATTGAAGGAATGAATGGACTGGACTTGGACGGGAGGAACATTACTGTCGATAAAGCTCAGCCACAAGGGCTTGGTAGAGATCGTAATGGTGACCGTGATTATGACCGTGGATCTCGTTATGACCGTGGCCGTGactatggtggtggtggtggtggtggacgtGCAccacgtggcggcggcggcgggggggacTGCTTCAAGTGTGGAAAACCTGGTCATTTTGCTAGGGAGTGCCCATCTGGGGATGGTGGGAGAGGGGATAGATATGGTGGCAGAGATGACAggtatggcggcggcggcagtcgtTATGGATCTgaccgtggtggtggtggtgaccgATACTCTGGCCGTAGCCGAGATGGTGGCAGCTACGGGGGCGACCGCTACAACCGTGACCGGTCTGGTCCCTACTGA